The following coding sequences are from one Streptomyces sp. NBC_01485 window:
- a CDS encoding bifunctional polysaccharide deacetylase/glycosyltransferase family 2 protein — protein sequence MTTTSSSRGRRRAPSRMERAAGKAAALQKPRVILALLLLLALTSVMLLDGYLRAEVGGDQRVRTGAGAGKVPEAVLDGGPILTFRGGRAATVSVPDKTIALTFDDGPNPTWTPQVLEILQEYDVPGTFFLVGSMVSRYPGIVKDMVEQGNEVGIHTFTHVDLSYQSTARVDREMEQTQLALAGAAGITTTLFRAPYSSETDAIDNYSWPIYEKLGEDGYTSVFVDTDSDDWKKPGVSKIIKWATPEDGKGASVLFHDAGGERSQTIKALPTYIKQMKAAGYTFTTISGAMQEQNGAGQQQAAGGAGTAGDAGATGAAGAAGAGGATGEQPGAVPNGEGNVAGNGYGAAPGNGNGNGTGNGTGNGTGTAVDPLQAAHREATGMTLYEGKALIAAVTLAEWTVPTLSVGLMVVGVAVLGRFGMMLILARRHYRLRNRRRFTWGPTITRPVSVIVPAYNEKECIANTLTSLAKSTHPIEVIVVDDGSTDHTSEIAREAAMSLGMTNVRVIRQENAGKPAALNNGVRSAGYDIVVMMDGDTVFEPEAVHQLVQPFADPKVGAVAGNAKVGNRDTIIGAWQHIEYVMGFNLDRRMYDLLRCMPTIPGAIGAFRRDAVLEVGGMSEDTLAEDTDITIAMHRAGWQVVYQEHAKAWTEAPGSLKQLWSQRYRWSYGTMQALWKHRKSLTDKGPSGRFGRVGMPLVVLFQIVTPVFAPLIDVFTVYSMIFVDFQAALLAWLAVLGVQLGCAAYAFRLDREKYRYLLMMPLQQLAYRQMMYLVLIHSCVTALTGGRLRWQKLKRTGEVGTPAGVS from the coding sequence ATGACGACCACTTCCTCCTCCCGCGGCCGCCGCCGCGCCCCGTCCCGCATGGAGCGGGCGGCGGGCAAGGCCGCGGCGCTGCAGAAACCGCGCGTCATCCTCGCCCTGCTGCTCCTGCTCGCGCTGACCAGCGTGATGCTCCTGGACGGCTATCTGCGCGCCGAGGTCGGCGGCGACCAGCGCGTGCGCACCGGGGCCGGTGCGGGCAAGGTGCCCGAGGCGGTCCTCGACGGCGGCCCCATCCTGACCTTCCGGGGCGGCCGGGCCGCCACCGTCTCGGTGCCGGACAAGACGATCGCGCTGACCTTCGACGACGGCCCGAACCCGACCTGGACGCCCCAGGTGCTGGAGATCCTCCAGGAGTACGACGTGCCCGGCACGTTCTTCCTGGTCGGCTCGATGGTCTCGCGCTACCCGGGCATCGTGAAGGACATGGTCGAGCAGGGCAACGAGGTGGGCATCCACACCTTCACCCACGTCGACCTCTCCTACCAGTCCACCGCCCGCGTCGACCGCGAGATGGAGCAGACCCAGCTCGCGCTGGCGGGCGCGGCCGGCATCACGACGACGCTCTTCCGCGCCCCGTACTCCTCCGAGACGGACGCCATCGACAACTACAGCTGGCCCATCTACGAGAAGCTCGGCGAGGACGGCTACACCAGCGTCTTCGTCGACACCGACAGCGACGACTGGAAGAAGCCGGGCGTCTCGAAGATCATCAAGTGGGCCACGCCGGAGGACGGCAAGGGCGCGTCGGTGCTCTTCCACGACGCGGGCGGCGAGCGCTCACAGACGATCAAGGCGCTGCCGACGTACATCAAGCAGATGAAGGCCGCGGGCTACACCTTCACCACCATCAGCGGCGCGATGCAGGAGCAGAACGGGGCAGGGCAGCAGCAGGCCGCGGGGGGCGCAGGAACTGCGGGGGACGCAGGGGCCACGGGGGCTGCTGGGGCTGCGGGGGCCGGTGGGGCGACCGGTGAGCAGCCCGGCGCCGTTCCGAACGGCGAGGGCAACGTCGCCGGCAACGGCTACGGTGCCGCCCCCGGCAACGGCAACGGCAACGGCACCGGCAATGGCACGGGCAACGGCACCGGTACGGCCGTCGACCCCCTCCAGGCCGCCCACCGCGAGGCCACCGGCATGACCCTCTACGAGGGCAAGGCCCTCATCGCGGCGGTCACCCTCGCCGAATGGACCGTCCCGACGCTCTCGGTGGGACTGATGGTCGTCGGCGTGGCCGTCCTGGGCCGCTTCGGGATGATGCTGATCCTGGCCCGCCGCCACTACAGACTGCGCAACAGGCGCCGCTTCACCTGGGGGCCGACCATCACCCGGCCGGTCAGCGTGATCGTCCCGGCGTACAACGAGAAGGAGTGCATCGCCAACACCCTCACGTCGCTGGCCAAGAGCACCCACCCGATCGAGGTCATCGTCGTCGACGACGGTTCGACCGACCACACGTCCGAGATCGCGCGCGAGGCGGCGATGTCCCTCGGCATGACGAACGTCCGTGTCATCCGCCAGGAGAACGCGGGCAAGCCGGCCGCCCTCAACAACGGTGTCCGCAGCGCCGGTTACGACATCGTCGTGATGATGGACGGCGACACGGTGTTCGAGCCGGAGGCCGTGCACCAGCTCGTGCAGCCCTTCGCCGACCCGAAGGTCGGCGCCGTCGCCGGCAACGCCAAGGTCGGCAACCGCGACACGATCATCGGCGCCTGGCAGCACATCGAGTACGTGATGGGCTTCAACCTCGACCGCCGCATGTACGACCTGCTGCGCTGCATGCCCACCATCCCCGGCGCGATCGGCGCGTTCCGCCGCGACGCGGTGCTGGAGGTCGGCGGCATGAGCGAGGACACCCTCGCCGAGGACACCGACATCACCATCGCCATGCACCGCGCGGGCTGGCAGGTCGTCTACCAGGAGCACGCCAAGGCCTGGACGGAGGCGCCGGGCTCCCTCAAGCAACTGTGGTCCCAGCGCTACCGCTGGTCCTACGGCACCATGCAGGCCCTGTGGAAGCACCGCAAGTCCCTGACGGACAAGGGGCCTTCGGGCCGCTTCGGCCGGGTCGGCATGCCGCTCGTGGTCCTCTTCCAGATCGTCACGCCGGTCTTCGCCCCGCTCATCGACGTCTTCACCGTCTACTCGATGATCTTCGTCGACTTCCAGGCGGCGCTGCTGGCCTGGCTGGCGGTCCTCGGCGTCCAACTGGGCTGCGCGGCCTACGCGTTCCGCCTGGACCGCGAGAAGTACCGCTACCTCCTCATGATGCCGCTCCAGCAACTGGCCTACCGCCAGATGATGTACCTCGTCCTCATCCACTCCTGCGTCACCGCCCTCACCGGCGGCCGCCTGCGCTGGCAGAAACTGAAGCGCACGGGCGAGGTCGGCACCCCGGCCGGGGTGAGCTGA
- a CDS encoding acyltransferase family protein, producing MGAHSKGAVRQDVPAGPVGPSGPAGTSGPSGSSGPSGPVGPGPSGAGGKRAAKPEPTTVPQRDRYFDTLRALALTRVVAYHTFGWAWAGMVFPSMGIMFGLAGTLMAKSLERPAPKVVRSRLRRLLPPFWFWGVFVVLAMLVHGWMPNWEIVYWIVPLGDPPGNAWGEQAWEILWYLRTYLWFVLLSPLLLRVFRLAPLPVLALSLAPILVLSFVWTGPDNRVGTALWDLSTYLFCWMLGFAHRDGVLQRVKPALVVVASLAAIGFGGWYAFTHQADAGTYDLDEIPLAQAFWSAGFVTLLMWAKARFGIDFAWLTRFRRTNRIVTVFNARAVTIYLWHQIALILAVPLIDRLWNVPAFETYLPLDSQWFMFGVGWLLIGVFVLLCGWVEDVAAKKKPRLLP from the coding sequence ATGGGCGCGCACAGCAAGGGCGCCGTACGGCAGGACGTCCCGGCTGGTCCCGTCGGTCCCTCTGGTCCGGCTGGCACCTCTGGCCCTTCTGGTTCCTCTGGCCCCTCTGGTCCCGTCGGTCCCGGGCCATCGGGGGCCGGCGGAAAGCGGGCCGCGAAGCCCGAGCCCACGACCGTCCCCCAGCGGGACCGCTACTTCGACACCCTCCGCGCCCTCGCCCTGACCAGGGTCGTCGCCTACCACACCTTCGGCTGGGCCTGGGCGGGCATGGTCTTCCCGTCCATGGGGATCATGTTCGGCCTGGCCGGCACCCTGATGGCGAAGTCCCTGGAGCGGCCCGCGCCCAAGGTCGTCAGGAGCCGACTGCGCCGCCTCCTGCCCCCTTTCTGGTTCTGGGGCGTCTTCGTCGTCCTGGCGATGCTGGTCCACGGCTGGATGCCGAACTGGGAGATCGTCTACTGGATCGTCCCGCTGGGCGACCCGCCGGGCAACGCCTGGGGCGAGCAGGCCTGGGAGATCCTCTGGTACCTGCGGACGTACCTCTGGTTCGTCCTGCTGTCCCCGCTCCTGCTGCGCGTGTTCCGCCTGGCCCCGCTCCCGGTGCTCGCGCTCTCCCTCGCGCCGATCCTGGTCCTGAGCTTCGTCTGGACGGGCCCGGACAACCGCGTCGGCACCGCCCTGTGGGACCTGTCGACGTACCTCTTCTGCTGGATGCTCGGCTTCGCGCACCGCGACGGCGTCCTGCAGCGCGTGAAGCCGGCCCTGGTGGTCGTGGCGTCGCTGGCGGCGATCGGCTTCGGCGGCTGGTACGCCTTCACGCACCAGGCCGACGCCGGCACCTACGACCTGGACGAGATCCCGCTCGCGCAGGCCTTCTGGTCGGCCGGCTTCGTCACGCTGCTGATGTGGGCGAAGGCCCGCTTCGGCATCGACTTCGCCTGGCTGACCCGGTTCCGGCGGACCAACCGGATCGTCACCGTCTTCAACGCGCGCGCCGTCACGATCTACCTCTGGCACCAGATCGCCCTGATCCTCGCCGTGCCGCTGATCGACCGGCTCTGGAACGTGCCCGCGTTCGAGACCTACCTGCCGCTGGACAGCCAGTGGTTCATGTTCGGCGTGGGCTGGCTGCTGATCGGCGTCTTCGTGCTGCTGTGCGGGTGGGTCGAGGACGTCGCGGCGAAGAAGAAGCCGAGGCTGCTGCCGTGA
- a CDS encoding demethylmenaquinone methyltransferase produces MTRASLNKQPHEVASMFDRVAERYDLTNDVLSLGQDRRWRKEVAKAVDARPAQKVLDLAAGTATSSLPFAQTGAYVVPCDFSLGMLQVGKRNHGRLPFTAGDATRLPFKDDTFDAVTISFGLRNVQDFDAALREMHRVTRPGGRVVICEFSHPTWAPFRTVYTEYLMRALPPVARAVSSNPDAYVYLAESIRAWPDQPALAEHLRKAGWSKVAWRNLTGGVVTLHRGFKES; encoded by the coding sequence GTGACCCGCGCTTCCCTGAACAAGCAGCCCCACGAAGTCGCCTCGATGTTCGACCGCGTGGCGGAACGGTACGACCTGACCAACGACGTGCTGTCGCTGGGCCAGGACCGGAGGTGGCGCAAGGAGGTCGCGAAGGCGGTCGACGCCCGACCCGCCCAGAAGGTCCTGGACCTCGCCGCGGGCACCGCCACCTCCTCCCTCCCCTTCGCGCAGACCGGCGCCTACGTCGTCCCCTGCGACTTCTCCCTCGGCATGCTCCAGGTCGGCAAGCGCAACCACGGCCGGCTGCCCTTCACGGCCGGCGACGCGACGAGGCTGCCCTTCAAGGACGACACCTTCGACGCCGTCACCATCTCCTTCGGGCTGCGCAACGTGCAGGACTTCGACGCCGCCCTGCGCGAGATGCACCGGGTGACCCGGCCCGGCGGACGCGTCGTGATCTGCGAGTTCTCGCATCCGACCTGGGCGCCCTTCCGGACCGTCTACACCGAGTACCTGATGCGCGCCCTGCCCCCGGTCGCCCGCGCGGTCTCCTCGAACCCCGACGCCTACGTCTATCTCGCCGAGTCCATCCGTGCCTGGCCCGACCAGCCCGCCCTGGCCGAGCACCTGCGCAAGGCCGGCTGGTCGAAGGTCGCCTGGCGCAACCTGACGGGCGGCGTGGTGACCCTGCACCGGGGCTTCAAGGAGAGCTGA
- a CDS encoding PASTA domain-containing protein, giving the protein MRVPRLVGLMAVDAREAAMAHGVLLAAPDRPDFHRAVVDHVVRQYPPPGVEVPRGAVVTVWFDFGEGEGGGGAGVHEPRVPRPGGGGLQRELDTPARDHPFEAISG; this is encoded by the coding sequence GTGCGTGTGCCGAGGCTGGTCGGTCTGATGGCCGTGGACGCGCGTGAGGCGGCCATGGCGCACGGCGTGCTGCTGGCCGCACCGGACCGGCCCGACTTCCACCGCGCGGTCGTCGACCACGTCGTACGGCAGTACCCGCCGCCCGGTGTGGAGGTGCCGCGCGGTGCGGTCGTCACCGTGTGGTTCGACTTCGGCGAGGGGGAGGGCGGCGGAGGCGCGGGCGTGCACGAGCCGCGTGTGCCGAGACCGGGCGGGGGCGGGCTGCAGCGCGAGCTGGACACGCCCGCGCGGGATCATCCCTTCGAGGCGATCAGCGGGTGA
- a CDS encoding GNAT family N-acetyltransferase, with product MNRALPVVRLRVPTDEDAVAWHRVFDHPDVMEFHGGRSAELSAYEELTARQRRHDAERGFCLWTMLDRDDRVIGFTGAQPWPREWGPKGEIEIGWRLGREHWGQGYVTAAAQMTLERVRAAGVPGVVAMVDARNERSIAVTRRLGMRLGEVFTTPESKREGRCYRLTW from the coding sequence GTGAACAGAGCTCTCCCCGTTGTACGGCTGCGTGTTCCCACGGACGAGGACGCGGTCGCCTGGCACCGGGTGTTCGACCACCCGGACGTGATGGAGTTCCACGGCGGCAGGTCCGCGGAACTGTCCGCCTACGAGGAGCTGACCGCCCGCCAGCGCCGGCACGACGCCGAACGCGGTTTCTGCCTGTGGACGATGCTGGACCGGGACGACCGGGTCATCGGGTTCACGGGCGCCCAGCCGTGGCCTCGGGAGTGGGGCCCCAAGGGGGAGATCGAGATCGGGTGGCGGCTCGGGCGGGAGCACTGGGGGCAGGGGTATGTGACGGCGGCCGCGCAGATGACGCTGGAGCGGGTGCGGGCGGCCGGGGTGCCGGGGGTGGTGGCCATGGTCGACGCGCGCAACGAGCGGTCCATCGCCGTCACGCGGCGGCTGGGCATGCGGCTCGGGGAGGTCTTCACGACGCCGGAGTCGAAGCGGGAGGGGCGCTGCTACCGCCTCACCTGGTGA
- a CDS encoding geranylgeranyl reductase family protein translates to MTVVNEPDAEPLSANTADVIVVGAGPAGSTTAYYLAKAGLDVLLLEKTEFPREKVCGDGLTPRATKQLVAMGIDISEEAGWLRNKGLRIIGGGVRLQLDWPDLASFPDYGLVRKRDDFDEQLARQAQKAGARLYERCNVGAPIVDDRTGRITGVHAKLGEEKREVTFRAPLVVAADGNSTRLSLAMGLHRREDRPMGVAVRTYFTSPRHEDDYLESWLELWDRRGPGEDRLLPGYGWIFGMGDGTSNVGLGVLNTSDSFKELDWRGVLKAWCASMPEDWGYTPENMTGPIRGAALPMAFNRKPHYTKGLLLVGDAGGLVNPFNGEGIAYAMESGQIAADVIVQAHARATPGQRELALQRYPQILADTYGGYYTLGRAFVKLIGNPKVMKIAAQRGLTHPLLMKFTLKMLANLTDPTGGDAMDRIINGLSKVAPKA, encoded by the coding sequence GTGACCGTCGTGAACGAGCCCGACGCCGAGCCCCTCTCCGCGAACACCGCCGATGTGATCGTCGTCGGCGCGGGGCCCGCCGGCTCCACGACCGCCTACTACCTCGCCAAGGCCGGACTCGACGTACTCCTCCTGGAGAAGACCGAGTTCCCGCGCGAGAAGGTCTGCGGCGACGGCCTCACCCCGCGCGCCACCAAGCAGCTCGTGGCCATGGGCATCGACATCTCCGAGGAGGCCGGCTGGCTGCGCAACAAGGGCCTCAGGATCATCGGCGGCGGGGTGCGGTTGCAGCTCGACTGGCCGGATCTCGCCTCCTTCCCGGACTACGGACTCGTCCGCAAGCGCGACGACTTCGACGAGCAGCTCGCCCGCCAGGCCCAGAAGGCGGGCGCCCGCCTGTACGAGCGCTGCAACGTCGGCGCCCCGATCGTCGACGACCGCACCGGCCGCATCACCGGTGTGCACGCCAAACTGGGCGAGGAGAAGCGCGAAGTCACCTTCCGCGCCCCGCTGGTGGTGGCCGCCGACGGCAACTCCACCCGCCTCTCGCTCGCGATGGGCCTGCACCGCCGCGAGGACCGCCCGATGGGCGTCGCGGTCCGCACCTACTTCACCTCCCCGCGCCACGAGGACGACTACCTGGAGTCCTGGCTGGAGCTGTGGGACCGCCGGGGCCCGGGCGAGGACCGGCTGCTGCCGGGCTACGGCTGGATCTTCGGCATGGGCGACGGGACGTCGAACGTCGGCCTGGGCGTCCTGAACACCTCCGACTCCTTCAAGGAACTCGACTGGCGCGGGGTCCTCAAGGCCTGGTGCGCGTCCATGCCGGAGGACTGGGGTTACACCCCCGAAAACATGACCGGCCCGATCCGCGGCGCCGCCCTCCCCATGGCCTTCAACCGCAAGCCCCACTACACCAAGGGGCTGCTGCTGGTCGGCGACGCCGGCGGCCTGGTGAACCCCTTCAACGGCGAGGGCATCGCCTACGCCATGGAGTCCGGCCAGATCGCCGCCGACGTCATCGTCCAGGCCCACGCCCGCGCCACCCCCGGCCAGCGCGAACTCGCCCTGCAGCGCTACCCGCAGATCCTCGCGGACACCTACGGCGGCTACTACACGCTGGGCCGTGCCTTCGTGAAGCTCATCGGCAACCCGAAGGTCATGAAGATCGCGGCCCAGCGCGGCCTGACCCACCCCCTGCTGATGAAGTTCACCCTGAAGATGCTCGCCAACCTGACGGACCCCACGGGCGGCGACGCGATGGACCGCATCATCAACGGCCTGAGCAAGGTGGCCCCGAAGGCCTGA